A region from the Bacteroidota bacterium genome encodes:
- a CDS encoding NAD-dependent deacylase: MYHPKTIERLRRARSVAVLTGAGISAESGIPTFRSPEGLWARFKPEELANVKAFLRNPELVWSWYEHRRRVAREAQPNAAHLALVALEERYPDFTLITQNVDNLHRRAGSRNVVELHGNIERNRCVACQRPWVEPDTELKEPPRCAHCGELVRPDVVWFGEPLPEEAWMRAEAAARRAEVFLVIGTSAVVYPAAWLPEIAWESGAYTVEINLEPTALSDRVHDSVRERATAALVRLLELLG, translated from the coding sequence ATGTACCATCCGAAGACCATTGAACGACTGCGGCGCGCCCGCTCAGTGGCCGTGCTAACCGGAGCGGGCATATCCGCGGAGAGCGGAATTCCGACTTTTCGCAGCCCAGAGGGCCTCTGGGCCCGGTTCAAGCCCGAAGAGCTGGCCAACGTAAAGGCCTTCCTGCGCAACCCCGAGCTTGTCTGGTCTTGGTACGAACACCGGCGTCGGGTGGCGCGGGAGGCCCAGCCGAACGCCGCCCATCTGGCCCTTGTTGCGCTGGAGGAGCGCTATCCGGATTTTACGCTCATCACGCAGAACGTCGACAACCTGCACCGGCGCGCCGGCAGCCGCAACGTGGTGGAGCTGCACGGCAACATAGAACGCAACCGTTGCGTCGCCTGCCAGCGGCCCTGGGTCGAACCCGATACAGAGCTCAAAGAGCCGCCCCGTTGCGCGCACTGCGGGGAGCTTGTTCGGCCCGATGTGGTCTGGTTTGGCGAACCTCTGCCGGAAGAGGCCTGGATGCGGGCCGAGGCCGCCGCCCGACGCGCTGAGGTCTTTTTGGTGATCGGCACCTCCGCCGTTGTTTATCCGGCGGCCTGGCTTCCGGAGATCGCCTGGGAATCGGGCGCCTATACGGTCGAGATCAACCTCGAGCCCACCGCTCTTTCCGATCGGGTTCACGATTCCGTCCGGGAGCGCGCCACTGCGGCTCTCGTGCGCCTGCTGGAGTTACTGGGATGA
- a CDS encoding RluA family pseudouridine synthase: protein MLRPPMAEVRRVVLEVPAGYRERERLDLYIARRLEHATRSRVQAAIAAGLVRVSGELATRAGYRVRAGDRIEVMIPKPPPPEVRPEPMELDIRYEDAYLLVLNKPPGVVVHPAFGHWSGTLVNGLLAHVGRLSGLNDPVLRPGIVHRLDKDTSGLLLVAKDEGTHANLARQFQLRTLERRYWALVWGHPEPEGEISAPIGRDPRDRKRMAVLASGKPAVTRYRVLERYEALSLLELRLLTGRTHQIRVHCAWLGHPVFGDPVYGGRTLRYGAERAGRRAAYQALLERLPRQALHARTLGFRHPVTGQWLQFAADPPEDMAEVMELLRRMSHVPSEDH, encoded by the coding sequence ATGCTGCGGCCTCCGATGGCTGAAGTGCGTCGTGTCGTCCTCGAGGTTCCCGCTGGCTATCGGGAGCGGGAACGGCTTGATCTCTACATCGCGCGGCGCCTGGAGCACGCCACGCGCTCCCGGGTGCAGGCCGCCATAGCGGCGGGCCTGGTGCGGGTCTCAGGCGAGCTCGCCACGAGGGCGGGCTATCGCGTGCGGGCTGGCGACCGGATCGAGGTCATGATCCCCAAGCCCCCGCCTCCGGAGGTGCGGCCTGAGCCCATGGAGCTAGATATCCGTTATGAGGACGCCTACCTGTTGGTGCTCAATAAACCCCCCGGCGTGGTCGTGCACCCGGCCTTTGGGCACTGGAGCGGCACGCTCGTAAACGGGCTGCTTGCCCACGTAGGCCGGCTTTCGGGGCTGAACGATCCCGTGCTCCGGCCCGGTATCGTGCACCGACTTGACAAGGACACCTCCGGACTGCTCTTGGTGGCCAAGGACGAAGGCACACACGCGAACCTAGCCCGGCAGTTTCAGCTTCGAACTTTGGAGCGCCGCTATTGGGCGCTGGTCTGGGGGCATCCGGAGCCGGAGGGCGAGATCTCGGCCCCCATTGGTCGAGATCCGCGCGACCGCAAGCGCATGGCCGTTCTGGCTTCGGGCAAGCCGGCTGTGACGCGCTACCGGGTCTTGGAGCGCTACGAGGCGCTCTCTCTGCTTGAGCTGCGCCTGCTTACGGGTCGCACGCACCAAATACGGGTGCATTGCGCCTGGCTGGGGCATCCCGTCTTCGGGGATCCGGTCTACGGGGGGCGGACCCTGCGCTACGGGGCTGAGCGCGCCGGCCGGCGAGCTGCGTATCAGGCGCTTCTGGAACGCCTGCCCCGACAGGCCCTGCACGCCCGCACGCTGGGGTTTCGGCACCCCGTAACGGGGCAATGGCTCCAGTTTGCGGCCGATCCCCCTGAGGACATGGCCGAGGTGATGGAACTGCTGCGCCGCATGAGCCATGTACCATCCGAAGACCATTGA
- a CDS encoding N-acetyltransferase codes for MRATCWIDPTAEIGPGTELGAFVVIGAGVRIGRNCRIGHHVVVHAGVRIGDGVRIDEHAVIGKQPMRAARSAVTRAEEQPPAEIGDGCLIGAHAIIYAGARLEAGVMVADLATVRERVQVGAGTIIGRGVAVENDCLIGRYCKLETNAYITAYSRLEDFVFVAPCVATSNDPFAGRTAERFRRFRGVTVRRGGRIGVHATILPGIEIGEDALVGAGAVLTRHAQPGLIYKGVPARPAGPVPQEQRLENQGWTE; via the coding sequence ATGAGGGCGACATGCTGGATCGATCCCACGGCCGAGATCGGTCCAGGCACGGAGCTGGGCGCTTTTGTCGTGATCGGGGCGGGGGTGCGCATCGGGCGCAACTGCCGAATCGGGCATCATGTGGTGGTGCACGCCGGTGTGCGCATCGGGGATGGGGTGCGCATAGACGAGCACGCCGTGATCGGCAAGCAGCCCATGCGGGCCGCGCGCAGCGCCGTCACGCGGGCCGAAGAGCAGCCGCCGGCGGAGATCGGCGACGGATGCCTGATCGGGGCGCACGCCATCATATATGCGGGGGCGCGCCTGGAGGCCGGCGTCATGGTGGCGGACCTGGCCACGGTGCGGGAGCGTGTTCAGGTGGGCGCGGGCACGATCATCGGCCGGGGGGTGGCGGTGGAGAACGACTGCCTCATAGGCCGTTATTGCAAACTAGAAACAAACGCCTACATAACGGCCTACTCGCGGCTGGAGGATTTTGTGTTCGTCGCCCCCTGTGTAGCCACAAGCAACGATCCCTTTGCGGGCCGCACGGCGGAGCGCTTTCGGCGTTTTCGCGGCGTGACCGTGCGTCGAGGCGGGCGCATTGGGGTGCATGCGACGATCCTGCCGGGCATAGAAATCGGGGAGGACGCGCTGGTAGGCGCCGGTGCTGTGCTGACGCGGCATGCGCAACCGGGTCTCATTTACAAGGGTGTTCCGGCGCGTCCTGCTGGGCCGGTACCACAGGAACAGCGGCTGGAGAACCAGGGTTGGACGGAATGA
- the bshB1 gene encoding bacillithiol biosynthesis deacetylase BshB1: MQLDVLAFAAHPDDAELSCGGTLLKLARAGYRTGIVDLTRGELGTRGTPEIRAQEAEAAARILGLSIRENLGLPDGHIPLNEAARLAVIRVLRRYRPHLILVNAPTDRHPDHEHAARLVVEASFYAGLRRIQTLEADGTPQEPWRPHHILHYLQHDDLRPHFVVDISDVIEERLQAVRAYRSQLFSPDYAGDDPPTLLSTDRFWEGLIGRLRHFGLLIGAAYAEGFRYHKWPLPVDDLMQVLHARPPR, encoded by the coding sequence ATGCAGCTAGATGTATTGGCCTTCGCTGCGCACCCGGACGACGCAGAGCTCTCCTGCGGCGGCACGCTTCTTAAGCTTGCTCGGGCCGGTTATCGGACCGGGATTGTAGATCTCACGCGCGGGGAGCTGGGTACGCGCGGCACGCCTGAAATACGCGCCCAGGAAGCCGAGGCGGCCGCGCGCATACTGGGCTTAAGCATACGCGAAAACCTAGGCCTTCCAGACGGCCACATCCCCCTAAACGAAGCGGCGCGGTTGGCCGTGATCCGGGTGCTGCGCCGCTATCGACCGCATCTGATCCTGGTAAACGCGCCCACGGATCGGCATCCGGATCACGAACATGCCGCCCGTCTGGTCGTGGAGGCCTCCTTTTACGCCGGCCTGCGTCGAATCCAAACGCTGGAGGCCGATGGCACCCCGCAGGAGCCCTGGCGGCCTCATCACATCCTGCATTACCTACAGCACGATGATCTGCGGCCGCACTTCGTAGTGGACATATCGGATGTGATCGAGGAACGCTTACAGGCCGTGCGGGCCTACCGGTCTCAGCTTTTCAGCCCCGATTACGCCGGGGACGACCCGCCGACGTTACTCTCTACGGATCGCTTCTGGGAGGGGCTCATCGGTCGGCTGCGGCACTTCGGCCTGCTCATCGGAGCCGCCTACGCCGAGGGCTTTCGTTATCACAAGTGGCCGCTGCCCGTAGACGATCTCATGCAGGTTCTTCATGCGCGGCCGCCGCGCTGA
- the pyk gene encoding pyruvate kinase, with product MMRHTKIICTLGPATQSPERIRALLEAGMDVARLNAAHGTHEDQARLIAYVRQAGRELSRTVPILYDLQGPKIRIGPVEGDAVELRAGQQVLISTEPLPSTSWRLSTNYAHLPEDVRPGDRILLDDGLMELRVLETRPREVLAVVEVGGLLRSRKGMNLPRVPVRLPALTSKDREDLRFALAQGVEWIALSFVRTAEDVRTLRREIAALGGRAGVVAKIEKPEAVEALEEILEVADAVMVARGDLGIEASPDQIPLLQKDIIRKSLQRARPIITATQMLESMVENPRPTRAEATDVANAVLDGTDAVMLSAETAMGRHPVEAVRVMARIIEATEARPDLFPPHPFTPARTAEEAVTEAISYTACELARQVGARAIACLTFSGQTARVIAKYRPWVPIVAFTDDPHVAALLHLVRGTIGVPIPFQAHTDAVIDRVREELLRRGWAKPGDRVVITAGMPLPAKGRTNMVQVATL from the coding sequence ATGATGCGGCATACGAAGATCATCTGCACCCTGGGGCCGGCTACACAGAGCCCGGAGCGGATTCGGGCCCTACTAGAGGCCGGTATGGACGTGGCCCGGCTCAACGCCGCGCACGGCACGCACGAGGATCAAGCCCGGCTGATCGCCTATGTGCGTCAGGCTGGGCGCGAGCTCTCTCGTACGGTGCCGATTCTGTACGATCTACAGGGTCCGAAGATCCGCATCGGCCCCGTAGAGGGTGATGCCGTAGAACTACGCGCCGGTCAGCAGGTGCTGATCAGCACCGAACCTCTGCCGAGCACCAGCTGGCGGCTGAGCACGAACTACGCGCACTTGCCGGAGGACGTGCGGCCCGGGGACCGGATTCTGTTAGATGATGGCCTGATGGAGCTGCGGGTGCTGGAGACGCGTCCGCGGGAGGTTTTAGCGGTTGTGGAGGTTGGGGGGCTGCTGCGTTCCCGAAAGGGGATGAACCTGCCTCGCGTGCCGGTGCGGCTGCCGGCGCTCACGAGCAAGGACCGAGAGGATCTGCGTTTTGCGTTGGCGCAGGGGGTGGAGTGGATAGCCCTTTCCTTTGTGCGGACTGCGGAGGATGTGCGCACGCTGCGGCGCGAGATCGCGGCCCTGGGGGGTCGGGCGGGCGTGGTGGCGAAGATCGAGAAGCCTGAAGCGGTGGAGGCCCTGGAGGAAATCCTGGAGGTGGCCGATGCCGTGATGGTGGCGCGGGGGGATTTGGGGATTGAGGCGTCACCCGATCAGATTCCGCTGTTGCAGAAGGATATTATCCGCAAAAGCCTGCAACGGGCTCGGCCCATCATCACGGCCACGCAGATGTTGGAATCCATGGTCGAAAACCCTCGACCCACGCGGGCTGAGGCCACCGATGTAGCCAACGCTGTGCTGGACGGTACAGACGCTGTGATGCTCTCGGCCGAAACGGCGATGGGGCGTCATCCCGTAGAGGCGGTGCGCGTGATGGCGCGCATTATTGAGGCCACAGAGGCGCGACCGGATCTCTTCCCACCGCACCCATTTACCCCAGCCCGCACTGCGGAGGAGGCTGTAACAGAGGCCATCAGCTACACGGCCTGCGAGCTGGCTCGACAAGTTGGGGCGCGTGCGATTGCCTGCTTGACATTTTCGGGGCAGACGGCCCGCGTGATCGCCAAGTACCGCCCCTGGGTGCCGATCGTGGCCTTTACGGACGATCCCCATGTAGCGGCCCTGCTGCATCTGGTTCGGGGCACAATCGGCGTGCCCATCCCTTTTCAGGCGCACACGGATGCCGTCATCGACCGGGTCCGAGAGGAATTGCTGCGCCGCGGCTGGGCCAAGCCCGGTGATCGCGTGGTGATCACGGCCGGCATGCCGCTTCCGGCCAAAGGCCGAACCAATATGGTGCAGGTGGCCACGCTGTGA
- a CDS encoding alpha-glucosidase, whose product MRTPLKWWQREVFYQIYPRSFADANGDGIGDLNGILGKLDYLRRLGIGAIWLCPHYPSPNVDWGYDVADYMAVAPEYGTLEDFRLLVRQAHARGIRVLVDLVLNHTSDRHPWFLESRSDRSNPKRNWYVWRDPGPDGGPPNNWRSVFGGSAWEFDPATGQYYYHYFFKEQPDLNWRNPEVQEAMWEVVRFWLSLGVDGFRLDAISTIYEHPDMPPAEIRLSDLEILRAWRENLPPEQMRELAQALAQTFRHQNAQPEVHVLMKALRALVDTYPGDRVLIGEDHDISYYGNGQDELHLVFNFPLMHTNRIRPAFVRANQAERLAQLPPGAWPCNTLNNHDSSRVRSAFGDGEHDEAIARLNAALLLTLKGTPVLYYGEEIGMTDLLLQDVEQLRDTQAIVLYRTAVACGCDPEWARTLAIRTSRDRCRTPMQWANAPNAGFSPPGVETWLPVNPNYAQGINVADQEQDPNSMLHYYRRLIRLRQRTPALYGGDYEPLGDSEACLTFLRRDAVSGQTCWITFNMSSEEVCAPLPRGRSVRRLFCEKEVLQRPREIVLKPFAVFIGELS is encoded by the coding sequence ATGCGCACACCTCTGAAATGGTGGCAGCGAGAGGTTTTCTACCAGATCTATCCGCGCAGCTTCGCCGACGCCAACGGAGATGGCATCGGAGACTTAAACGGCATCCTGGGCAAGCTCGATTACCTGCGACGGCTCGGAATCGGCGCTATCTGGCTTTGCCCCCACTATCCGTCCCCCAACGTGGATTGGGGCTATGACGTGGCCGACTACATGGCTGTAGCCCCGGAATACGGCACGCTTGAGGACTTTCGGCTGCTGGTGCGCCAGGCGCACGCTCGGGGTATACGCGTCTTGGTTGATCTCGTGCTCAATCATACCTCCGATCGCCATCCGTGGTTTTTGGAGTCGCGCTCAGATCGCAGCAACCCCAAACGAAACTGGTACGTGTGGCGCGATCCGGGTCCCGACGGAGGGCCGCCGAACAACTGGCGCTCTGTCTTCGGAGGCTCCGCCTGGGAGTTCGACCCCGCAACGGGCCAGTATTACTATCACTACTTTTTCAAGGAGCAACCAGACCTGAACTGGCGCAACCCCGAAGTGCAGGAGGCGATGTGGGAGGTCGTGCGCTTTTGGCTTTCGCTCGGAGTGGATGGATTTCGCCTGGACGCCATCAGCACGATCTACGAGCATCCCGACATGCCTCCGGCCGAGATCCGGCTCTCGGATCTGGAGATCCTGCGCGCTTGGCGGGAGAACCTGCCGCCGGAGCAGATGCGCGAGCTTGCGCAAGCCCTGGCGCAGACGTTCCGCCACCAAAACGCCCAACCCGAGGTGCACGTCCTCATGAAGGCGCTGCGCGCCCTAGTGGATACGTACCCGGGAGATCGCGTGCTCATCGGCGAGGATCACGACATATCCTACTACGGCAACGGGCAAGATGAGCTGCATCTGGTCTTCAACTTTCCCCTCATGCACACGAACCGCATACGGCCGGCTTTCGTACGTGCCAATCAGGCCGAGCGGCTAGCCCAACTTCCCCCCGGCGCATGGCCCTGCAATACGCTCAACAACCACGACAGCTCCCGCGTGCGCTCCGCCTTCGGAGACGGCGAGCACGACGAGGCGATAGCGCGTCTTAACGCCGCGCTGCTGCTCACCCTCAAGGGCACGCCCGTACTGTATTACGGGGAGGAGATCGGCATGACCGATCTGCTGCTGCAGGACGTAGAGCAGCTCCGCGACACCCAGGCCATCGTGCTGTATAGGACCGCCGTGGCCTGCGGCTGCGATCCGGAATGGGCGCGCACGCTGGCCATACGCACAAGTCGAGACCGCTGTCGCACACCCATGCAATGGGCCAACGCGCCGAACGCGGGCTTTAGCCCACCGGGGGTCGAAACATGGCTTCCCGTCAACCCCAACTACGCCCAGGGGATCAACGTGGCCGATCAGGAGCAAGACCCCAACTCGATGCTCCACTATTACCGTAGGCTCATTCGGCTTCGCCAGCGCACCCCGGCCCTTTACGGCGGAGACTACGAGCCGCTCGGGGATTCGGAGGCTTGTTTGACCTTCCTGCGACGCGATGCCGTGAGCGGTCAGACCTGCTGGATCACGTTCAACATGAGCTCGGAGGAGGTTTGCGCGCCCCTGCCTAGGGGTAGATCCGTTCGCCGCCTTTTTTGCGAAAAGGAAGTCCTCCAGCGCCCCCGCGAAATAGTCCTAAAGCCGTTTGCGGTTTTCATCGGAGAGCTAAGCTAG
- the metE gene encoding 5-methyltetrahydropteroyltriglutamate--homocysteine S-methyltransferase — translation MFKTLAYGLPRLGPSREYKELLEGYWAGKISEADFWRGLETLEELRLATYRRYVDRYPVGEMSLYDPLLDVAIMVGIYPIDPEDPEAYYALARGKGALPLRKWFGTNYHYLAPALPEKPDYRPHWNKPLAAYRSHPEGLPLLLGPYTLLRLAQNPPPEQRRAEHLGALGEVYAVFLAELKQAGAPLALLEEPALGLDEAAEDAPLLRGLYARMLSALPLVLLCPYLFPEPRVRGVLYGLPWAGVSLDLKEQAIWAELSQAPGVLVLGVVEGQEVWRTPLPELADRLQGALGETGRELWLAPRAPLYHLPWRVETPPPGLEGKLAFAEERLRELALLSRMLSQEEAAWREAERWRPRQEPTRFSDPDSPPRPRPPLEVRRQAQQDLGLPLLPTTTIGSFPQTQELRALRARLREGKLASAAYWEAIRQAIWRVIRFQEEVGLDVLVHGEPERSDMVEFFAERLEGFHLNPGGWVLSYGSRVYRPPILSGPARRTRPLILEELRYAQSLTHKPVKAILTGPITLAAWSYLPEGASFAQVVLNLAEALSEEVRAIEEAGFRFLQIDEPALLEKLPLRASDRPAYLELVREAFRRAVPVGPRVQVHVHLCYSDYAVLRPFLEAMDPDVVSIEASRQEPRFLEALKGLGLSVGPGAFDVHSPQEVSPEEVTRRLEAYLRYITPERLWVNPDCGLKTRTWQEVERNLWAMVQAARVLRERLTAAEAPQ, via the coding sequence ATGTTCAAAACGCTGGCCTATGGCCTTCCCCGGTTGGGCCCAAGCCGGGAGTACAAGGAGCTCTTAGAGGGCTACTGGGCGGGAAAGATCTCCGAGGCGGACTTCTGGAGGGGGCTTGAGACTCTAGAGGAACTGCGGCTGGCCACCTACCGCCGGTACGTGGATCGCTATCCGGTGGGAGAGATGAGCCTGTATGATCCCCTGCTGGATGTGGCCATCATGGTGGGGATCTACCCCATAGACCCCGAAGATCCTGAGGCCTACTACGCCCTGGCGCGCGGCAAAGGCGCGCTGCCCCTAAGGAAATGGTTTGGGACGAACTACCATTACTTGGCCCCGGCGCTTCCGGAGAAACCCGACTACCGCCCTCACTGGAACAAGCCCCTTGCGGCTTACCGGAGCCACCCCGAAGGGCTGCCCCTGCTGCTTGGACCTTACACCCTGCTGCGCTTAGCCCAAAACCCTCCCCCGGAGCAAAGGCGCGCCGAACACCTGGGGGCGCTGGGGGAGGTGTACGCCGTCTTTTTGGCCGAGCTCAAGCAGGCCGGAGCCCCCTTAGCCCTTTTGGAGGAGCCCGCCTTGGGTTTGGACGAAGCGGCTGAGGATGCGCCCTTGCTAAGGGGGCTTTATGCACGCATGCTTTCGGCGCTGCCGCTTGTGCTCCTTTGCCCCTACCTGTTTCCGGAGCCCCGGGTGCGAGGGGTGCTCTATGGTCTGCCCTGGGCTGGCGTAAGCCTAGACCTCAAGGAACAGGCGATTTGGGCCGAGCTTTCCCAAGCGCCCGGCGTGCTCGTCTTGGGCGTGGTGGAGGGCCAAGAGGTCTGGCGCACCCCCTTGCCGGAGCTAGCCGATCGCTTGCAGGGGGCTCTGGGGGAAACGGGTCGCGAACTGTGGCTAGCCCCACGCGCCCCGTTATACCACCTGCCCTGGCGGGTTGAGACCCCGCCTCCGGGCCTGGAGGGGAAACTGGCCTTCGCCGAGGAGCGGCTGCGTGAGCTGGCCCTACTAAGCCGCATGCTCAGTCAAGAAGAGGCGGCCTGGCGGGAGGCTGAGCGCTGGCGACCCCGTCAGGAGCCGACGCGGTTTTCTGATCCGGACTCCCCGCCTAGGCCCCGGCCCCCTCTTGAAGTGCGACGCCAGGCGCAGCAGGACCTAGGGCTGCCGCTTTTGCCCACCACCACCATCGGAAGCTTTCCGCAGACCCAAGAGCTGCGCGCTCTTCGGGCTAGGCTCCGAGAGGGCAAGCTCGCCTCTGCGGCCTACTGGGAAGCCATAAGGCAGGCCATCTGGCGCGTGATCCGCTTTCAAGAGGAAGTCGGCCTGGACGTGCTGGTGCATGGGGAGCCGGAGCGCAGCGACATGGTGGAGTTCTTCGCCGAGCGGCTAGAGGGCTTTCACCTCAACCCCGGAGGCTGGGTTCTGTCCTACGGAAGCCGCGTGTACCGGCCCCCGATCCTGTCGGGTCCGGCGCGGCGCACAAGACCCCTGATCCTGGAGGAACTGCGCTACGCCCAAAGCCTCACCCACAAGCCCGTGAAGGCTATTCTGACGGGACCTATTACGTTGGCGGCTTGGAGTTACCTACCTGAAGGGGCAAGCTTCGCTCAAGTCGTGCTGAACCTCGCCGAAGCCCTCTCAGAAGAGGTGCGGGCCATAGAGGAGGCGGGTTTTCGGTTTTTGCAGATCGACGAACCGGCCCTGCTCGAGAAGCTTCCCCTTCGGGCCTCGGATCGTCCGGCATATCTGGAGCTGGTCCGAGAGGCCTTCCGGCGCGCTGTTCCTGTGGGGCCCCGGGTGCAAGTGCACGTGCACCTTTGCTACTCCGATTACGCGGTGCTGAGGCCCTTTCTTGAGGCCATGGATCCCGATGTGGTCAGCATCGAGGCCTCTCGCCAGGAGCCGCGTTTTCTTGAGGCCCTAAAAGGCCTGGGGCTCTCCGTAGGTCCCGGAGCCTTCGATGTGCACTCGCCCCAGGAGGTGAGCCCAGAAGAGGTAACGAGGCGCCTAGAGGCATATTTAAGGTACATTACCCCGGAACGGCTCTGGGTCAACCCTGACTGCGGTCTGAAGACCCGCACTTGGCAGGAAGTGGAGCGCAATCTATGGGCCATGGTGCAGGCCGCAAGGGTCCTGCGAGAGCGCCTCACGGCCGCGGAAGCGCCCCAGTAG
- a CDS encoding HIT domain-containing protein — translation MERLFSPWRSRYIASFKEGSGSRDCIFCEAPQRPDSPENLIVWRGERVFLVLNLYPYNSGHLMAVPFRHVDSLLRLEEAELLELWCAARLAIRALDALMQPHGYNVGMNLGRVAGAGIEDHVHLHVVPRWHGDTNFMPVLGEVKVISEALEETWKKLREILPHLHP, via the coding sequence ATGGAGCGGCTCTTTTCCCCCTGGCGCTCTCGGTACATCGCCTCTTTCAAGGAGGGATCCGGGTCTCGGGATTGCATTTTCTGCGAGGCTCCTCAGAGGCCCGACAGCCCCGAGAACTTGATCGTCTGGCGGGGCGAACGCGTTTTCCTTGTGCTGAACTTGTACCCGTACAACAGCGGCCATCTGATGGCCGTGCCCTTCCGGCATGTGGACTCGCTGCTGCGGCTTGAGGAGGCCGAACTGCTGGAGCTCTGGTGTGCTGCGCGCTTGGCCATCCGGGCCCTCGATGCGCTTATGCAGCCCCACGGCTATAATGTGGGCATGAACCTGGGCCGCGTGGCGGGGGCCGGGATCGAGGATCACGTGCACCTGCATGTGGTGCCCCGCTGGCACGGGGACACGAATTTCATGCCCGTGCTCGGGGAGGTGAAGGTTATCTCCGAGGCGTTGGAGGAGACATGGAAGAAGCTACGCGAGATACTGCCGCATCTGCATCCATGA
- a CDS encoding RNA methyltransferase: MRKLLPHEIRRPSLEELPRLPRHPIVLVAENIRSLHNVGSFFRTADGARIEKVYLTGFTGTPERAEVRKTALGAEASVPWEHDPDTLAVLERLRAAGYRIAALELTDCSRPYHAVRPEEFPLALVVGNELTGVSDAALQRCDFALEIPQYGIKHSLNVSVAAGVVLFTLVHLYREACGLPSGYTPEQEHLLGRFRGREALSQDPCGLHHGP, translated from the coding sequence ATGCGCAAGCTCTTGCCGCATGAAATCCGGCGCCCCAGCCTAGAGGAGCTCCCTCGGCTTCCCCGGCATCCGATCGTGCTCGTGGCGGAGAACATCCGAAGCCTGCACAACGTGGGCTCTTTTTTCCGCACCGCCGACGGGGCGCGCATCGAGAAAGTTTACCTAACGGGCTTTACGGGCACGCCTGAACGGGCTGAGGTGCGCAAAACCGCCCTAGGAGCCGAGGCCTCTGTGCCGTGGGAGCACGATCCGGACACGCTAGCCGTGCTGGAGCGCCTGCGAGCGGCCGGCTATCGGATCGCAGCCCTGGAGCTAACCGACTGTAGCCGCCCCTACCACGCCGTGCGCCCAGAGGAATTCCCCTTGGCGCTCGTGGTAGGCAACGAGCTTACGGGCGTTTCGGATGCGGCCCTGCAGCGATGCGATTTCGCCCTCGAGATCCCTCAGTACGGGATCAAGCACTCCCTGAACGTCTCTGTTGCCGCCGGGGTGGTCCTTTTCACCCTGGTGCATCTGTACCGAGAGGCCTGCGGCCTACCCAGCGGGTATACGCCCGAGCAGGAACATCTACTGGGGCGCTTCCGCGGCCGTGAGGCGCTCTCGCAGGACCCTTGCGGCCTGCACCATGGCCCATAG
- a CDS encoding GNAT family N-acetyltransferase, whose amino-acid sequence MSSFRVHVASWEDAEAIVAFNLALAWESEGLTLDPERVRAGVEAVLRDSQKGRYWIAKNGSTPVGQLLITREWSDWRARYFWWVQSVYVAPSWRGRGVFRALLREVQAAARASSDVCGLRLYVHQENRMAMAVYERTGFRRAAYAIYERDCA is encoded by the coding sequence ATGAGCTCGTTTCGGGTGCATGTGGCCTCTTGGGAGGACGCGGAGGCGATCGTCGCTTTCAACCTGGCCCTGGCCTGGGAGTCTGAGGGCCTGACCCTGGATCCCGAGCGGGTGCGGGCCGGCGTGGAGGCTGTGCTGCGGGACTCTCAAAAAGGCCGTTATTGGATAGCAAAAAACGGATCGACTCCTGTAGGGCAGCTGCTTATCACCAGGGAGTGGAGCGATTGGCGGGCCCGATATTTTTGGTGGGTGCAGAGCGTCTACGTTGCGCCCTCATGGCGAGGTCGTGGGGTTTTTCGCGCCCTTTTGCGGGAAGTGCAGGCCGCAGCCCGCGCCTCTAGTGACGTTTGCGGCTTGCGTCTGTACGTGCACCAAGAAAATCGGATGGCCATGGCCGTATACGAACGGACCGGCTTTCGTCGAGCGGCGTATGCGATCTACGAGCGCGATTGCGCTTAG